GCCTATAAAACTATTTTTGAGTATGAAAACAAGATGCAGACTTGTATTTATTTTGATAAAATCGGTAATCGCACAGTAAACGACAGAGATGTATATAAAGAAGTATTTCATTATGATAAAAATGGATTTAAATATGCACTTCATTTTTTCGATCTGAAAAACGAACCTATGGAATCAAATTGTAAAGTAACTAGATATTATTGGGAAAAAAATAAAAAATTGGTTATTGAAAAACGATATAATTTAAATGATTCATTGGTTAATATTGCTCCTTATTTTGATTTCGGAGTTACAGGTATTTTATATGATAACAACAATTTTCCAAATGAAACTTTTAATTTGGATGGTAACCTTATGGTTAAAGAAAATTCTTCTGGTATTGCATCATATAGAGATACATACGATAAAAACGGAAACCATATAGAGTTCTCATACCATAATGCCAAAGGAGAATTGATCAACAATAGTTCTGATTTTGCGGTCGGAAAAAAAGAATACGACGAAAAAGGAAACTTAATCACTCTAAACGTATATGATAATACCAATAAATCAATAGCTAAGATTAAATTTCCTTCTAGAGATAATATTAATTTAGCCGCCCCTGTAACTCAAAAAGATTCATTAGAAATCAAAAATATATCATTAGGTTATTTAATAGCATTGCAAGAACTAAAACCAAAACTGATGAAAAAGGTATTTCACCCTGATTTAGCTAAAAGAAGTTTTGGATTCAATTCAGAAAACAAAAACGAAATCATACACGAGACTACTTATAAGCAAATGATCGAATTTGCCAAGTCCTGGAATAAATCAGGTACCAGATTTCCTCCAAAACCAAACAATAAAGCAATCATCCTGGATATTTATAACCAAATTGCAAACGTTAAATTGATTTCGGATAATTGGGTCGAATATCTTCATCTTGTAAAAACAAATAATGAATGGAATATTATTAATCTTTTATGGCAAAATAAGGACATAAGTGATTATGAAAATTACAAACAATAAACTTAATACATTTATCTACAGAAATTAGAGAATTCATGTATTCAAATTTAAAATATCAAGGCATAATTATTTTACAACTTGTATATACAATTCAAATTTATATATTTGTAGATATGAAGTACGAAATAGAACAATGCTTAGGAGCAAGAATAAATGGTCTTTCTCGAAGAATAGATAACATTTACCGTAAGCATTTAAAGGATAAGGGAGTTACACAAAGTCAGTTAAGTATAATGTTGGCATTGTATAAGATGGGAGAATCAGAGCAACATGTAATTGCTGGTATATTAAATTTTGAGACTTCATCATTAACTCGAATTTTAGTCAGGCTAATGAATCAAAAATATGTTATAAAAACAGGAGCAGTAAACCGCCCATCAATCGCTTTAACAAAATTAGGAGTAAAAAAGGTGAAAGAAGTATTACCCAATTGGGAGAATGCTATGGATGAAGTACATGAAATGTTAGGAGAAAAATCTGTAAAAGCATTCTCTGCTTTTGAAAAAGGGTTTAAGTAATCCTTTTTTTTAATAATTAACTTGTATATACAATTTAAAACAAATGAAAATATTGGTAACGGCCGCAAACGGCCACACGGGATTTACAACAGCAATAGAAGTATTGAACTTAGGTGTCGAGGTTAGAGCATTTGTAAGAAATCCAAATAGTAAGAAAGCTCAAGAACTTAAAAAAATGGGAGCAGAAATCTTTGTAGGAGATATAGAAGATATAAAAGATGTTAGAAGAGCTTTGACAGGAATTCAACGGGCATATTTTGTGCCTACCTATCCTAATGTATTATTTCAAGGAGCCACATTTGCAACGGTTTTAGAAGAATTAGCAATCGAACATGTAGTTCTTTTAACACAATGGACTTCATCGAATAGACATCCTTCAATCTATACCAAAGAACATTGGTTAGTAGATCAAATATTTGGCAGATTAAAACAAACAAAATTAACAGTATTAAACCCTGGTTTGTTTGCTTTTGTGTATTTTATGACACCAGCTCCGCTTACTCAATTTGGTATGTTACCAGACTTTGGAGAAAATGCACCACCCTCTAATGAAGATATAGGTTTGGTCGCTGCACACATTCTCAAAGACCCCTCGGCGCATATAAATAAAACTTATCGAGTGACAGGAAAAGCAGTATTGAATGCTAAACAAATGGCAAATATTATCGGTACGATAGTAGGTAGAAAGGTAAAAGCTATAAAGATGTCTAATACTATGATGTATAAAGTACTACGAGCCTACGGTTATCCACAGCGAGATGCTTCGCAAGTAGTAGCACATTATGTCGAAGAAGCACATAAAGGAACTTTTGGTTTTAATGCTCCTAATAGCATTGTCAAGAATATTACGGGTAAAGAAGCAGACGATTTTCTAACGATAGCACAAAAATACCTTTCGACTATGCCAGAAGCTAAACAAACTTTTAAGAACAAGTTAAAAGCGATGCGATTTATGATCAAAGTAGTATTTACAAAAACCTGGGATATGAAAAAATATGAGAAAGAACAAGGCTTCCCTAATTTTAAAAATACCTCATTCTGTATGGATTCTGAAGAGTGGAAACTAACGCATAAGTAAAATAACGAGTTAATTAAATATATTTAAACAAACGTGCATTTATTATGGAATGTGAATCATTAGAAGAAGCAAAAAAATTATAGAAAGCCTTCTGTTAGTAAAGAAGATGTATTGAGCTAATTCCTATTGGATCCTTAATCCTATTAAAACTACTTATTGATAATAAAAAAAGATTCATAAAAACATAAAAACCTGTTTATTATTGAGTGAGTATGAGTAATTAGATATATCTATAGATTAAGAACGACACACTACAATTATAACAATTAAATTTATGACTCTAATAATAGTATAATTCTACTAAGAATACAACTTGAAATATAGATACTTTATGTTACAAAAGTATTAAAACAATTTTATGAAATAACTAATTTTATATTTGATATCTTTCCAAAAGAAATAAATTAATAATAATGAATTCTCCATTATCTAGTCAACAAGATATAGCATTCGAAAACATTTTTAAACAGATTTCTAAAGCTATCTGTTTAACAGAAAAGGATATTCATTTATTAAGAAGTAAACTGCATCCAAAATTAATAAAAGCAAGCGAGATTATACATTCCCAAGGAAGCGTTTGCAATTTTGAAGCTTATATACAAAAAGGTATATTAAGAAGTTTTTATACTATTAATGGAAATGAACGCATAATTCAGTTTTTTGAGGAAGGTCAATGGGTAGGGGATTTTAAAAGTTTCGTATCAAGAAAGCCTTCAAAAATTACAATTCAAGCCATTGAGGATTGTGAATTATATGTATTGTCAAAAGACGGTGTCAATATATTATCAGATCAAATTTTGAACTGGGATAAAATTGGAGAAATATTTTATAAAAATTTGTTCATTCAAAAAGATAGAGATACAGAATCGTTGTTGACAAGTACTCCAGAAGAAAGATATTCTTTTTTTTTAGAAAATAAACCAAAATTAGTGAATAGAATTCCTCAATATTTTATTGCCCAATATAT
The sequence above is a segment of the Aquimarina spinulae genome. Coding sequences within it:
- a CDS encoding nuclear transport factor 2 family protein, which encodes MRSINTLLCLFVTLTVVAQNTVTEKYYRQLRYNHVSPHIPYMGIHEISSAEAKKTAHYIFKYNDTKQLIEIINHDYSFHEDHFLNTIGAYKTIFEYENKMQTCIYFDKIGNRTVNDRDVYKEVFHYDKNGFKYALHFFDLKNEPMESNCKVTRYYWEKNKKLVIEKRYNLNDSLVNIAPYFDFGVTGILYDNNNFPNETFNLDGNLMVKENSSGIASYRDTYDKNGNHIEFSYHNAKGELINNSSDFAVGKKEYDEKGNLITLNVYDNTNKSIAKIKFPSRDNINLAAPVTQKDSLEIKNISLGYLIALQELKPKLMKKVFHPDLAKRSFGFNSENKNEIIHETTYKQMIEFAKSWNKSGTRFPPKPNNKAIILDIYNQIANVKLISDNWVEYLHLVKTNNEWNIINLLWQNKDISDYENYKQ
- a CDS encoding NmrA family NAD(P)-binding protein, with protein sequence MKILVTAANGHTGFTTAIEVLNLGVEVRAFVRNPNSKKAQELKKMGAEIFVGDIEDIKDVRRALTGIQRAYFVPTYPNVLFQGATFATVLEELAIEHVVLLTQWTSSNRHPSIYTKEHWLVDQIFGRLKQTKLTVLNPGLFAFVYFMTPAPLTQFGMLPDFGENAPPSNEDIGLVAAHILKDPSAHINKTYRVTGKAVLNAKQMANIIGTIVGRKVKAIKMSNTMMYKVLRAYGYPQRDASQVVAHYVEEAHKGTFGFNAPNSIVKNITGKEADDFLTIAQKYLSTMPEAKQTFKNKLKAMRFMIKVVFTKTWDMKKYEKEQGFPNFKNTSFCMDSEEWKLTHK
- a CDS encoding MarR family winged helix-turn-helix transcriptional regulator codes for the protein MKYEIEQCLGARINGLSRRIDNIYRKHLKDKGVTQSQLSIMLALYKMGESEQHVIAGILNFETSSLTRILVRLMNQKYVIKTGAVNRPSIALTKLGVKKVKEVLPNWENAMDEVHEMLGEKSVKAFSAFEKGFK
- a CDS encoding Crp/Fnr family transcriptional regulator; the protein is MNSPLSSQQDIAFENIFKQISKAICLTEKDIHLLRSKLHPKLIKASEIIHSQGSVCNFEAYIQKGILRSFYTINGNERIIQFFEEGQWVGDFKSFVSRKPSKITIQAIEDCELYVLSKDGVNILSDQILNWDKIGEIFYKNLFIQKDRDTESLLTSTPEERYSFFLENKPKLVNRIPQYFIAQYIGVQPESLSRIRKRIFKK